Proteins from a single region of Stigmatella erecta:
- a CDS encoding sugar ABC transporter substrate-binding protein: MNRRSTVFQLRSSAVLAALMLAGTGCKSDKKPEGTAGDTAAKPAGAAPTIALLLPESKTMRYESFDRPYFERKVKELCAECRIIYSNADQDAAKQQNQAEAALTNGANVLVLDPVDSLSVGSVVARARQSKIPVISYDRLILNADVDYYISFDNEKIGQLQGQALVDKLKADGKDKGTIVVINGSPTDNNAKLYKNGAHSVIDGSGLVIGAEYDTPDWSPDKAQQQMEQAITKLGKDKIVGVYAANDGMAGGAIAAMKAAGFNPLPPVTGQDSELAAIQRVVAGEQYMTIYKAMKLEAEAAAEVAVALAKGGQPAADKVNGKVNNGQKDVPSILLTAGTVTKDNVKSTVVADGFWKAEQICEGAYKDACAAAQVQ; the protein is encoded by the coding sequence ATGAACCGCCGATCCACTGTCTTTCAGCTGCGCTCCTCGGCTGTGCTGGCCGCCCTGATGCTCGCGGGCACGGGGTGCAAGAGCGACAAGAAGCCCGAGGGGACCGCGGGGGACACCGCCGCCAAGCCAGCCGGTGCAGCCCCCACCATCGCGCTGCTCCTGCCCGAGTCGAAGACGATGCGGTACGAGTCCTTCGACCGGCCGTACTTCGAGCGCAAGGTGAAGGAGCTCTGCGCCGAATGCCGGATCATCTACAGCAACGCGGACCAGGACGCGGCCAAGCAGCAGAACCAGGCCGAGGCGGCGCTGACCAACGGCGCCAACGTGCTGGTGCTGGATCCCGTGGACTCGCTCTCGGTGGGCTCCGTGGTGGCGCGCGCCCGTCAGTCGAAGATCCCGGTCATCAGCTATGACCGGCTGATCCTCAACGCGGACGTGGACTACTACATCTCGTTCGACAACGAGAAGATCGGCCAGCTCCAGGGCCAGGCGCTGGTGGACAAGCTCAAGGCGGATGGCAAGGACAAGGGCACCATCGTGGTGATCAACGGCTCGCCCACGGACAACAACGCCAAGCTCTACAAGAATGGCGCGCACAGCGTCATCGACGGCAGCGGCCTGGTGATTGGCGCCGAGTACGACACGCCGGACTGGAGCCCGGACAAGGCCCAGCAGCAGATGGAGCAGGCCATCACCAAGCTGGGCAAGGACAAGATCGTCGGCGTGTACGCGGCCAACGATGGCATGGCGGGCGGTGCCATCGCGGCGATGAAGGCCGCGGGCTTCAACCCGCTGCCTCCCGTCACGGGCCAGGACTCGGAGCTGGCCGCCATCCAGCGCGTGGTCGCTGGTGAGCAGTACATGACCATCTACAAGGCCATGAAGCTGGAGGCCGAGGCGGCCGCCGAGGTGGCGGTGGCGCTCGCCAAGGGCGGCCAGCCCGCCGCGGACAAGGTCAACGGCAAGGTGAACAACGGCCAGAAGGACGTGCCCTCCATCCTCCTGACGGCGGGCACCGTCACGAAGGACAACGTGAAGAGCACGGTGGTGGCCGACGGCTTCTGGAAGGCCGAGCAGATCTGCGAGGGCGCCTACAAGGACGCCTGCGCGGCCGCCCAGGTGCAGTAA
- a CDS encoding GH92 family glycosyl hydrolase codes for MIQRHTWKALGLMLLGPLWAQQALALPSDYVNALRGSNSGGGYSRGNTFPATAVPFGFNFWTPMTDANSTSWIYDYTRGSIQAFTISHMPSPWMGDRQTFQVMPQTGAVTVDRAARAAAYSHANEVARAHAYSVKFNNGIQTEIAPTDHAASWRFTFPSSASYLLFDTVNGVGGSLSIDRTNGSISGYTDHATGWGPAPRMYFYAKFSKAIADSANVTGQRAVTSWVRFNTVAGEKVTMSLATSFLSVAQAQSNLAQEIGSKSFDTVKQEAQNAWNAVLGKIEVEGASEDQKTILYSNLYRAFLYPNSAWENVNGTPTYASPYASGHPVKTGKIYVNNGFWDTYRTTWPLYTLLVPTKTGEMLDGFVNGYKDGGWVTRWSAPGYANIMVGTNSDVIFADSYLKGVRNFDVPAAYDSMVRNAATYSSDPARGRKGMHRSIFLGYTPQDVVGESTSWSLEGYLNDFGIAQLAQALGKTEDAQYYLNRSLNYVHLFSPSVGFFRGKNANGSWRTSDADFKANRWGCEYTEGNAWHYAVLAPQDGQGLANLYSGRSGLANKLDALFEAPRDYDVGCYGGVIHEMKEGYDVNMGQYAHSNQPVHHTPYMYNYAGTPWRTQERVRNILNTQYQSGLTNGYGYLGDEDNGEMSAWYLFSAMGFYPVSMGRPEYAVGAPFFTKMTVHLENGADLVINAPGVSDTNRYIQSVTLNGQPYTRNYLPHSALAGGATLNFTMGASATNWGSASGDLPPSITTGSSVPQPLADVAKGGTVTASADNAASGEGAAQGFDDNSQTKWLAFQSTPWIRYQLTGGAKTVKMYTLTSANDFPGRDPKAWTLQASNDGATWVTLDTRTGQDFPWRYQTRGFALSHNTPYSHYRLQINETHGDSITQLAEIELLGK; via the coding sequence GTGATTCAACGGCACACTTGGAAGGCCCTCGGGCTGATGCTGCTCGGGCCCCTCTGGGCGCAGCAGGCCCTGGCGCTCCCGTCGGACTACGTGAACGCGCTGCGCGGCAGCAACTCGGGGGGCGGTTACTCCCGGGGCAACACGTTCCCGGCCACGGCGGTGCCCTTCGGCTTCAACTTCTGGACGCCGATGACGGACGCGAACTCGACGAGCTGGATCTACGACTACACCCGCGGCTCCATCCAGGCCTTCACCATCAGCCACATGCCGAGCCCGTGGATGGGCGACCGGCAGACCTTCCAGGTCATGCCCCAGACGGGCGCGGTGACGGTGGATCGCGCGGCGCGGGCCGCGGCCTACAGCCACGCCAACGAGGTGGCCCGGGCCCACGCCTACAGCGTGAAGTTCAACAACGGCATCCAGACCGAGATCGCCCCCACGGACCACGCGGCCTCCTGGCGCTTCACCTTCCCAAGCTCCGCCTCCTACCTGCTGTTCGACACCGTGAACGGCGTGGGGGGCTCGCTCTCCATCGACCGGACCAACGGCAGCATCTCTGGCTACACGGACCATGCGACCGGCTGGGGCCCCGCGCCGCGCATGTACTTCTACGCCAAGTTCAGCAAGGCGATCGCCGACTCAGCGAACGTCACGGGCCAGCGCGCCGTCACCTCGTGGGTGCGCTTCAACACCGTGGCGGGCGAGAAAGTGACGATGTCGCTCGCCACCTCCTTCCTCAGCGTGGCGCAGGCCCAGTCCAACCTCGCGCAGGAGATCGGCTCCAAGAGCTTCGACACCGTGAAGCAGGAGGCCCAGAACGCCTGGAACGCCGTGCTGGGCAAGATCGAGGTGGAGGGCGCCTCGGAGGATCAGAAGACCATCCTCTACTCCAACCTGTACCGGGCCTTCCTCTACCCGAACTCCGCCTGGGAGAACGTGAACGGCACGCCCACCTACGCGAGCCCCTACGCGAGCGGCCACCCGGTGAAGACGGGCAAGATCTACGTCAACAATGGCTTCTGGGACACGTACCGGACCACCTGGCCGCTGTACACGCTGCTCGTGCCCACCAAGACGGGCGAGATGCTCGACGGGTTCGTCAACGGCTACAAGGACGGCGGCTGGGTCACCCGCTGGTCGGCGCCCGGCTACGCCAACATCATGGTGGGCACCAACTCGGACGTCATCTTCGCCGACTCCTACCTCAAGGGCGTGCGCAACTTCGACGTCCCGGCCGCCTACGACTCGATGGTGCGCAACGCGGCGACCTACAGCAGCGATCCGGCCCGGGGCCGCAAGGGCATGCACCGCTCCATCTTCCTGGGCTACACGCCGCAGGACGTCGTGGGCGAGTCCACCTCCTGGTCCCTGGAGGGCTACCTCAATGACTTCGGCATCGCGCAGCTCGCCCAGGCGCTGGGCAAGACCGAGGACGCGCAGTACTACCTGAACCGCTCGCTCAACTACGTCCACCTCTTCTCGCCCTCGGTCGGCTTCTTCCGGGGCAAGAACGCGAACGGCTCGTGGCGGACCTCGGACGCGGACTTCAAGGCCAACCGCTGGGGATGCGAGTACACCGAGGGCAACGCCTGGCACTACGCCGTGCTCGCCCCGCAGGATGGGCAGGGGCTCGCCAACCTCTACTCGGGCCGCAGCGGCCTGGCCAACAAGCTCGATGCGCTGTTCGAGGCGCCGCGCGACTACGACGTGGGCTGCTACGGCGGCGTCATCCACGAGATGAAGGAGGGCTACGACGTGAACATGGGGCAGTACGCCCACTCCAACCAGCCCGTGCACCACACGCCGTACATGTACAACTACGCGGGCACACCATGGCGGACCCAGGAGCGCGTGCGGAACATCCTCAACACCCAGTACCAGTCCGGGCTCACCAACGGGTACGGCTACCTGGGGGACGAGGACAACGGCGAGATGTCCGCGTGGTACCTCTTCAGCGCCATGGGCTTCTACCCGGTCAGCATGGGCCGGCCCGAGTACGCGGTGGGCGCCCCCTTCTTCACCAAGATGACCGTGCACCTGGAGAACGGCGCGGACCTCGTCATCAACGCCCCGGGCGTCAGCGACACCAACCGCTACATCCAGAGCGTCACCCTGAACGGGCAGCCGTACACCCGCAACTACCTGCCGCACAGCGCGCTTGCGGGCGGCGCCACCCTGAACTTCACGATGGGCGCCTCCGCGACGAACTGGGGCTCGGCCAGCGGCGATCTGCCCCCGTCCATCACCACGGGCAGCTCCGTGCCGCAGCCGCTCGCCGACGTCGCCAAGGGCGGCACGGTGACCGCCAGCGCGGACAACGCGGCGAGCGGCGAGGGCGCCGCGCAGGGCTTCGACGACAACTCGCAGACGAAGTGGCTCGCCTTCCAGTCCACCCCGTGGATCCGCTACCAGCTCACGGGCGGGGCGAAGACGGTGAAGATGTACACCCTGACGTCCGCCAATGACTTCCCCGGCCGGGATCCAAAGGCCTGGACGCTCCAGGCCTCGAACGACGGCGCCACCTGGGTCACCCTGGATACGCGGACAGGCCAGGACTTCCCGTGGCGGTACCAGACCCGAGGATTCGCGCTGTCCCACAACACGCCCTACAGTCACTACCGGTTGCAGATCAACGAGACCCACGGTGACTCGATCACCCAGCTGGCGGAGATCGAGCTGCTCGGGAAGTGA
- a CDS encoding siderophore-interacting protein — protein sequence MASVKALIGSALGRFMFHDASVVGIRELSPRFRQIDFEGPALRGLSWEAGDKVQVFLPETGMRTYTPLAWDAQKGTTAFLIYLHGDAPGAAWGRALREGTRVQFFGPRRSLSLQEPAAPILLFGDETSIGVAHALKQAQAQKDLTCVFEVTRRAEAAEALSTFGFEGSDVERSAGDAHLAEVHERLKGVLQARKEARLVMTGKAQSIQALRAKLRADGLTPPLQTKAYWSIGKTGLD from the coding sequence ATGGCATCCGTGAAGGCATTGATTGGGAGCGCCCTGGGACGGTTCATGTTCCATGACGCCTCGGTGGTGGGCATCCGCGAGCTGTCCCCGCGCTTTCGCCAGATCGACTTCGAAGGCCCCGCGCTTCGGGGCCTCTCCTGGGAGGCCGGCGACAAGGTGCAGGTCTTCCTGCCCGAGACCGGCATGCGGACCTACACCCCTCTGGCGTGGGATGCGCAGAAGGGCACCACGGCCTTCCTCATCTACCTGCACGGCGACGCCCCGGGCGCCGCGTGGGGCCGGGCGCTGCGGGAAGGCACCCGGGTTCAGTTCTTCGGTCCCCGGCGCTCCCTGTCGCTCCAGGAGCCCGCCGCGCCCATCCTCCTCTTCGGGGACGAGACGTCGATCGGCGTGGCCCATGCGCTGAAGCAGGCCCAGGCCCAGAAGGATTTGACGTGCGTCTTCGAAGTCACCCGGCGCGCGGAGGCCGCCGAGGCCCTGAGCACATTCGGCTTCGAGGGCTCGGACGTGGAGCGCTCGGCGGGCGATGCGCACCTCGCGGAAGTCCACGAGCGGCTCAAGGGGGTGCTCCAGGCACGCAAGGAGGCCCGCCTCGTCATGACGGGCAAGGCCCAGTCCATCCAGGCGCTCCGGGCGAAGTTGCGCGCCGACGGCCTCACCCCACCCCTCCAGACGAAGGCGTACTGGTCGATCGGGAAAACCGGCCTGGATTGA
- a CDS encoding carboxypeptidase regulatory-like domain-containing protein yields the protein MRKWLFIGASSVLAVVCVALLWPSAGPPPPPAVSAPSAPRTLPQFQSVEVSSGESEGLTLTGRVLEPSGRPVAGAEVFLAASAQKTLTSVRCDECGQALLACPAHESSVHALAFFEQQQGFLTPRASVRTDADGKFRFERLAGVSFSVWAKAPGFGAAMRERAAPGEAVELYLPTLRTIQGQVVDDAGRPVPGARVHAVSRRTALPYEAKAAGQGMFTLDGLGEGPFYVLASAPGFLPAVAQQVEAGPQTVRLRLTPARTLEVRVTKDGAPAAAKVRLKGDHLAREARAEGAPARFTGLFPDEVVVTAEAGSLGSAPRIITLGELVTQVTLELEEAGRLLVTVVDEAGEPVPQPEVTLRTNKGEVIRQEKAQTGALVELGPLGVGDYTLVGHAEGFRDVELPARVKAGETSLELEMTRATLISGQVMDEYGRPAPGVSVLVQPTGDAVLADADGHFSAPVPTPGLYELHAHHSEWGGGRLKVTAPASNVRLELEPAAAMEITVSAEGRRVEGADVVLWIESQGIFRSDRPSGPDGVVPMRGLPGGSYWMVASHPDYQPSERQQVKVEDGQTLKLTAELRPGAMLSGDVVDDQGTPVSGATLVVVPRGSEPVASDARGHFEIRALKPDRTYRVEARHPGYDQETPVDGRPGGDAVKVVLKRRPLFRGRVLSEDGSPLKRFRLDEHEVSSPDGRFELALPTAGDRLIVSVEAAGHEPRMVDRPVTPDLGDLVLQKAPTLSGLVRDEGGAPTPDAVVTCDVCDESVLSGPDGRFTLASPPYVAQYSVSARKGRLTATRTVPRQSPEQVELTLRPATRVSGTVFLPNGQVAAGFQLEGVNADRGEPVTIVTGPDGRYSVELSPGSYRFMLGSQREFAGEPALLVRIGGAEQRLDIGPAPGSAPLTVLLQPDRGKALWVVAGEVGSVGSPPTELLRAAYGQMIYQPRTERITLYGLPPGSYTLVWANFHSETPEGPVIRTVRIPSPAEVSLVR from the coding sequence ATGCGGAAATGGCTCTTCATAGGGGCGTCGTCCGTCCTGGCAGTCGTGTGTGTGGCCTTGCTCTGGCCCAGCGCCGGCCCCCCGCCCCCGCCGGCCGTTTCGGCCCCCTCCGCGCCCCGGACGCTTCCCCAGTTTCAGTCCGTGGAGGTCTCCTCCGGTGAGTCCGAGGGGCTGACGCTGACCGGCCGGGTGCTGGAGCCCTCGGGCCGCCCCGTCGCTGGTGCCGAGGTGTTCCTCGCGGCCAGTGCCCAGAAGACCCTCACCTCCGTGCGCTGCGATGAGTGTGGCCAGGCGCTCCTGGCCTGCCCGGCCCACGAGAGCAGCGTCCACGCCCTGGCCTTCTTTGAGCAGCAACAAGGCTTCCTCACGCCCCGGGCCAGCGTGCGCACGGATGCGGACGGGAAGTTCCGCTTCGAGCGGCTGGCGGGGGTGTCGTTCTCGGTGTGGGCGAAGGCGCCGGGGTTTGGCGCGGCCATGCGCGAGCGGGCCGCCCCGGGCGAGGCCGTGGAGCTGTACCTGCCCACGCTGCGCACCATCCAGGGGCAGGTGGTGGATGACGCGGGCCGGCCGGTGCCGGGGGCGCGCGTCCACGCCGTGTCCCGCCGCACCGCGCTGCCTTACGAGGCGAAGGCGGCGGGGCAGGGGATGTTCACGCTGGATGGGCTGGGCGAAGGGCCCTTCTATGTGCTGGCCAGCGCGCCGGGGTTCCTGCCCGCGGTGGCGCAGCAGGTCGAGGCCGGGCCGCAGACGGTGCGCCTGCGGCTGACGCCCGCCCGGACGCTGGAAGTGCGGGTGACGAAGGATGGGGCGCCCGCGGCGGCCAAGGTCCGGCTGAAGGGAGACCACCTCGCGCGGGAGGCTCGCGCGGAAGGGGCTCCCGCCCGGTTCACGGGCCTGTTTCCGGATGAAGTCGTGGTCACCGCCGAGGCGGGCAGCCTGGGCTCCGCGCCGCGCATCATCACGCTGGGCGAGCTGGTGACGCAGGTGACGCTGGAGCTGGAGGAGGCGGGCCGGTTGCTCGTCACCGTGGTGGATGAGGCCGGTGAGCCCGTGCCTCAGCCCGAGGTGACGTTGCGCACCAACAAGGGCGAGGTGATCCGCCAGGAGAAGGCGCAGACGGGCGCGCTCGTGGAGCTGGGCCCGCTGGGCGTCGGGGATTACACGCTGGTGGGCCACGCGGAGGGCTTCCGCGACGTGGAGCTGCCCGCGCGGGTGAAGGCCGGGGAGACGTCCCTGGAGCTGGAGATGACGCGGGCCACGCTGATCTCCGGCCAGGTGATGGACGAGTACGGCCGGCCCGCGCCCGGGGTGTCGGTGCTGGTGCAGCCCACCGGGGACGCGGTGCTGGCGGATGCGGACGGCCACTTCTCCGCCCCGGTGCCGACGCCCGGGTTGTACGAGCTGCACGCGCACCACTCGGAGTGGGGCGGGGGGCGGCTGAAGGTGACGGCGCCCGCGTCCAACGTGCGGCTGGAGCTGGAGCCCGCCGCCGCCATGGAGATCACGGTGAGCGCCGAGGGCCGGCGCGTGGAGGGCGCGGATGTCGTCCTCTGGATCGAATCCCAGGGCATCTTCCGCAGTGACCGGCCCTCCGGCCCGGATGGCGTGGTGCCCATGCGGGGGCTCCCGGGGGGCTCCTACTGGATGGTGGCCTCTCATCCGGACTACCAGCCCTCGGAGCGGCAGCAGGTGAAGGTGGAGGATGGGCAGACGCTGAAGCTCACCGCGGAGCTGCGCCCGGGGGCCATGCTCTCGGGGGACGTGGTGGATGATCAGGGCACGCCGGTGTCCGGCGCCACGCTCGTGGTGGTGCCGCGCGGCTCGGAGCCGGTGGCCAGCGATGCGCGGGGGCATTTCGAGATCCGCGCCCTGAAGCCGGACCGCACCTACCGGGTGGAGGCCCGCCACCCGGGGTATGACCAGGAGACGCCCGTTGATGGCCGCCCCGGCGGGGACGCGGTGAAGGTGGTGCTCAAGCGCCGCCCGCTCTTCCGGGGCCGCGTGCTGAGCGAGGATGGCTCCCCGCTGAAGCGCTTCCGGCTGGACGAGCACGAGGTGTCCAGCCCCGATGGCCGCTTCGAGCTGGCGCTGCCCACGGCGGGCGATCGCCTCATCGTCTCGGTGGAGGCCGCGGGCCACGAGCCCCGGATGGTGGACCGGCCGGTGACGCCCGACCTGGGAGACCTGGTGCTCCAGAAGGCGCCGACCCTGTCGGGCCTGGTGCGTGACGAGGGCGGTGCGCCCACCCCGGATGCGGTGGTGACGTGTGACGTGTGCGACGAGTCCGTGCTCTCCGGCCCGGATGGACGCTTCACCCTGGCGAGCCCTCCGTACGTGGCGCAGTACTCGGTGTCCGCGCGCAAGGGCCGGTTGACGGCCACGCGCACCGTGCCCCGGCAGAGCCCGGAGCAGGTGGAGCTGACGCTGCGGCCCGCCACGCGCGTGTCGGGCACCGTCTTCCTGCCGAATGGCCAGGTGGCGGCGGGCTTCCAGCTGGAGGGCGTCAACGCGGACCGCGGCGAGCCCGTCACCATCGTGACCGGGCCCGATGGGCGCTACAGCGTGGAGCTGTCCCCGGGAAGCTACCGGTTCATGCTGGGCTCCCAGCGGGAGTTCGCCGGCGAGCCCGCGCTGCTGGTGCGCATTGGCGGCGCGGAGCAGCGGCTGGACATCGGGCCCGCGCCGGGCTCGGCGCCGCTCACCGTCCTGCTCCAGCCGGACCGGGGCAAGGCGCTCTGGGTGGTGGCCGGGGAGGTGGGGTCCGTGGGCAGCCCTCCCACGGAGCTGCTGCGGGCCGCCTACGGGCAGATGATCTACCAGCCGAGGACGGAGCGGATCACCCTGTATGGGCTGCCTCCTGGCAGCTACACGCTGGTGTGGGCCAACTTCCACTCGGAGACACCCGAGGGGCCCGTCATCCGCACGGTGCGCATTCCCAGCCCGGCGGAGGTGTCCCTGGTCCGCTGA
- the coaBC gene encoding bifunctional phosphopantothenoylcysteine decarboxylase/phosphopantothenate--cysteine ligase CoaBC, protein MDVSSLQGRRVVVGVGGGIAAYKACELVRELGRAGAQVRVAMTAAAQQFVTPLTFQALSGHPVLTDYFDPSQEGNFGHLDLARWAELFLVVPATADLLAKLRMGMAGDAVTTSLLAFRGPVVVAPAMNVAMWDNRRTQENLAELLSDPRFTSVGPGAGLLACGDVGEGRLAPVPDIVLAAAARFGKGPLAGQKVLLTAGPTREFLDPVRFISNPSTGKMGLALAEAARTMGAQVTVVLGPVGAVDRTGLEVVDVVSAEEMAREVLARVREADWFIASAAVSDWRPETRAPQKVKKGEKPEVLTLVRTPDVLAEASRLVAGGPRRPVLVGFAAETERVLEHAREKLERKGLDAIVANDVTVAGAGFGTETNQVSVLTRAGTRQDLSGTKRDVARSILELLLSLAPAPARHVPPGR, encoded by the coding sequence ATGGACGTCTCGTCATTGCAGGGCCGCCGGGTAGTCGTGGGGGTAGGGGGTGGCATCGCGGCCTACAAGGCGTGCGAGCTGGTACGGGAACTGGGACGGGCGGGCGCGCAGGTGCGGGTGGCCATGACAGCCGCGGCGCAGCAGTTCGTCACGCCGCTGACCTTCCAGGCACTCAGCGGGCATCCGGTGCTCACGGATTACTTCGATCCCTCCCAGGAGGGGAACTTCGGGCACCTGGATCTGGCGCGCTGGGCGGAGCTGTTCCTGGTGGTGCCCGCGACGGCGGACCTGCTGGCGAAGCTCCGCATGGGCATGGCCGGGGACGCGGTGACGACGTCCTTGCTGGCGTTCCGGGGGCCCGTGGTGGTGGCCCCCGCGATGAACGTGGCGATGTGGGACAACCGGCGGACGCAGGAGAACCTGGCGGAATTGCTCTCGGATCCGCGCTTCACGAGCGTCGGGCCGGGGGCGGGGCTGCTGGCCTGTGGGGACGTGGGCGAGGGGCGGCTGGCGCCGGTGCCGGACATCGTCCTGGCGGCGGCGGCGCGGTTCGGCAAAGGGCCCCTGGCGGGCCAGAAGGTGCTGCTGACGGCGGGGCCCACGCGCGAGTTCCTGGATCCGGTGCGGTTCATCTCCAACCCCTCGACGGGGAAGATGGGGCTGGCGCTCGCGGAGGCCGCGCGGACGATGGGGGCCCAGGTGACGGTGGTGCTCGGCCCGGTGGGGGCGGTGGACCGGACCGGGCTGGAGGTGGTGGACGTGGTGAGCGCCGAGGAGATGGCGCGCGAGGTGCTCGCCCGGGTGCGGGAGGCCGACTGGTTCATTGCCTCCGCGGCGGTGAGCGACTGGCGGCCGGAGACGCGGGCGCCCCAGAAGGTGAAGAAGGGGGAGAAGCCCGAGGTGCTGACGTTGGTGCGCACGCCGGACGTGCTCGCGGAGGCCTCGCGGCTGGTGGCCGGCGGCCCCCGGCGGCCCGTGCTGGTGGGGTTCGCGGCGGAGACGGAGCGGGTGCTGGAACACGCCCGCGAAAAGTTGGAGCGGAAGGGGTTGGATGCCATCGTCGCCAACGATGTGACGGTGGCGGGGGCGGGCTTCGGGACGGAGACCAACCAGGTGTCGGTGCTGACGCGCGCGGGGACCCGGCAAGACCTGTCGGGCACCAAGCGGGACGTCGCCCGGAGCATCCTGGAGTTGCTCCTGTCCCTTGCTCCCGCTCCAGCCAGGCATGTGCCTCCGGGGCGCTGA
- a CDS encoding uracil-DNA glycosylase, giving the protein MVNESPESPETLGEVVEELRRHLLWQEESGGRALLVDAAKLAAERSASLRSMMPPRGAAPAKAPPPEPAPAPPPAPRAEVPRAAAPERPAAPAAPPARAPLAASGNGLLLDVPQKAPPYPGVLPGVVDGERPTLDEIRRALGDCQRCKLCTGRKNIVFGVGNPRADLVFVGEGPGENEDLKGIPFVGAAGDLLTKMIQAMGFSRDEVYICNVVKCRPPGNRNPEPDEIAACEPFLRSQLLAIQPKVIVALGKFAAQTLLRDSTPITRLRGQWREYQGVQLMPTFHPAYLLRSPAEKRKAWEDLQQVMKIFGKQGGART; this is encoded by the coding sequence ATCGTGAACGAATCGCCTGAATCCCCGGAAACACTGGGTGAAGTCGTGGAGGAGTTGCGCCGCCACCTGCTCTGGCAGGAGGAGTCGGGCGGCCGTGCCCTGCTCGTGGACGCGGCGAAGCTGGCCGCCGAGCGCTCGGCCTCGCTGCGCTCCATGATGCCGCCCCGGGGGGCCGCGCCCGCGAAGGCGCCACCTCCCGAGCCAGCTCCGGCACCTCCGCCCGCCCCCAGGGCCGAGGTGCCCCGCGCTGCGGCCCCGGAGCGTCCGGCGGCCCCCGCCGCGCCTCCGGCCCGTGCGCCCCTGGCTGCCTCCGGCAATGGCCTGCTCCTCGACGTGCCCCAGAAGGCCCCTCCCTATCCGGGGGTGCTGCCGGGGGTGGTGGACGGTGAGCGCCCGACCCTGGACGAGATCCGCCGCGCGCTGGGCGACTGCCAGCGCTGCAAGCTGTGCACGGGGCGCAAGAACATCGTCTTCGGGGTGGGCAACCCGCGCGCGGACCTCGTCTTCGTGGGGGAGGGACCTGGGGAAAACGAGGATCTCAAGGGGATACCCTTCGTCGGCGCGGCGGGGGATCTGCTGACGAAGATGATCCAGGCCATGGGCTTCAGCCGGGACGAGGTCTACATCTGCAACGTGGTGAAGTGCCGGCCCCCGGGCAACCGCAACCCCGAGCCGGACGAGATCGCCGCCTGCGAGCCGTTCCTGCGCTCGCAGCTCCTGGCGATCCAGCCCAAGGTCATCGTGGCGCTGGGGAAGTTCGCCGCCCAGACGCTGCTCCGGGACTCCACGCCCATCACCCGCCTGCGAGGCCAGTGGCGCGAGTACCAGGGCGTGCAGCTGATGCCCACCTTCCACCCGGCCTACCTGTTGCGCAGCCCCGCCGAGAAGCGCAAGGCGTGGGAG